One genomic segment of Deltaproteobacteria bacterium includes these proteins:
- a CDS encoding LysR family transcriptional regulator: MDLRKLSVFCKVYELRSFSRAGETTYLSQPTVSGHIKYLEDILDVQLFDRLGREVIPTKAGDILYQYAEKMIRLRDEAIQALRTYLGRIQGELVIGGSTIPGDYILPRLLGAFNAGYPDVKVLLQVSDTREIVKRILEARVEIGMVGARIEEDRIEYIPFMYDRLILISHPEGPPPPGGTLSPEELTQLPFIVREAGSGTLLGIQRILNSMNLDLKDLRIVAELGNTESVRQGVKAGLGLSIISDTAVKEDLENNTLRMVPLKGLPIRRDFYLAMHRDRTHSPICKAFLSFCEKLKEESLSA; this comes from the coding sequence ATGGACCTACGCAAGTTGAGCGTGTTCTGCAAGGTTTACGAGCTGAGAAGTTTCTCCCGCGCAGGTGAAACAACGTACTTATCACAGCCCACGGTCAGCGGCCACATCAAATATCTGGAAGACATCCTCGATGTACAGCTTTTTGACCGGCTCGGCCGCGAGGTAATCCCGACCAAAGCCGGAGATATTCTATACCAGTACGCGGAAAAGATGATTCGGCTCCGCGACGAGGCCATCCAGGCCCTTCGGACGTATCTCGGCAGGATTCAGGGCGAATTGGTAATCGGAGGGAGCACCATACCCGGGGACTATATCTTGCCCCGGTTGCTGGGCGCGTTCAACGCCGGCTATCCGGACGTAAAGGTGCTCCTTCAGGTCTCGGACACCCGCGAGATCGTTAAGCGGATCCTTGAAGCCCGTGTCGAGATAGGGATGGTCGGAGCGCGTATTGAAGAGGATCGTATCGAATACATTCCTTTTATGTATGATCGTCTCATTCTGATTTCGCATCCTGAAGGCCCGCCTCCGCCGGGCGGCACGCTGTCTCCCGAAGAGTTGACGCAATTGCCTTTCATCGTCCGCGAGGCAGGATCGGGAACTCTCTTGGGCATTCAGAGGATTCTCAATTCCATGAATTTGGACTTGAAGGATCTGAGGATAGTAGCTGAATTGGGTAACACCGAGTCGGTTCGTCAGGGGGTAAAAGCAGGCCTCGGATTATCCATAATCTCAGACACTGCGGTGAAAGAAGATCTTGAGAACAATACATTGAGGATGGTCCCACTCAAGGGCTTGCCCATCCGGCGGGATTTTTATCTGGCCATGCATAGAGACAGAACCCACTCTCCCATCTGCAAGGCGTTTCTTTCGTTCTGCGAAAAGCTGAAGGAGGAGAGTCTATCTGCCTAG
- a CDS encoding TlpA family protein disulfide reductase produces MRRGDKPPDLTLPDLGGNEVSLSDFKGKVVAVTFWAVYCPSCKAEIPHLRSYHKKYENEDAVLLAVSLDSGPDQYLKDFAKQWGISYPILRGDKRLCKQWRVRAIPVTYLIDQEGLIDTVYIGPEATGLLDRDTSRLLGR; encoded by the coding sequence TTGCGCCGGGGTGACAAGCCGCCGGATCTTACCTTGCCCGACCTGGGCGGGAATGAAGTCTCTCTCTCCGACTTCAAAGGCAAGGTCGTTGCCGTGACCTTTTGGGCCGTATATTGTCCGTCATGTAAGGCCGAAATACCGCATCTCCGATCCTATCACAAGAAGTATGAAAACGAGGACGCCGTGTTGCTCGCCGTTTCTCTGGACTCCGGCCCGGACCAATATCTCAAGGATTTTGCTAAACAATGGGGAATTTCCTATCCCATTCTTAGAGGGGACAAGCGCTTGTGCAAACAGTGGAGGGTCCGAGCCATACCTGTTACGTATCTCATCGACCAAGAAGGGCTGATCGATACCGTCTATATCGGACCTGAGGCCACAGGATTACTCGACCGGGACACAAGCCGGTTGCTAGGCAGATAG
- a CDS encoding HD domain-containing protein has protein sequence MPHIFIKDLKSGVEIKQFFVIQKLELRNTAKGAPFLNLLLSDRSGIIAAKVWSERLPSEEQGVASGIIAGVQGRVEQFQEELQINVSYIAGAEFLKEKGRSLNDLDIDNLLPRSPFDIEEMWTEIITVCHERIHGEPLRDLTLEVLARNEEAFKNAPAALQYHHAYRGGLLEHTRQVLRYVLTISDVEKELNSDVLIAGAILHDVGKIFEIEGSTAYTHSTAGRLIGHLILGRDLVRDTALEVGIDPKDLNLLHIEHVILSHHGALELGSPVVPKSPEALIVHVMDDLNAKIKMIQDHSEKHKKDSLFTEYHRVLKRSFLLPLAEADAD, from the coding sequence ATGCCTCACATCTTTATCAAGGATCTCAAATCGGGAGTCGAGATCAAGCAGTTCTTCGTAATACAAAAACTGGAACTGCGAAACACCGCCAAAGGAGCCCCATTCTTGAACCTGCTCCTCTCCGACCGTTCCGGCATTATCGCCGCCAAGGTCTGGTCCGAACGTCTGCCTTCCGAAGAACAAGGGGTGGCTTCCGGCATTATCGCCGGCGTCCAGGGCCGGGTCGAACAGTTTCAAGAGGAACTTCAGATCAATGTGAGCTATATCGCGGGCGCCGAGTTTCTCAAGGAAAAGGGGCGGAGCCTCAACGATTTGGACATTGACAATCTGCTTCCCCGGTCTCCGTTCGATATCGAGGAGATGTGGACCGAAATCATAACCGTGTGTCATGAACGGATTCACGGGGAACCCCTCAGAGATCTTACCCTCGAAGTGTTGGCCCGGAACGAGGAAGCGTTCAAAAACGCGCCGGCCGCTCTCCAATATCACCATGCCTACAGGGGCGGACTATTAGAGCACACCCGGCAGGTACTCCGGTACGTACTGACCATCAGCGACGTTGAAAAGGAGTTGAACAGCGACGTCCTTATCGCCGGGGCGATATTGCACGACGTGGGAAAAATCTTTGAAATCGAAGGATCCACAGCTTACACCCATTCCACCGCAGGTCGGCTCATCGGTCATCTCATTCTGGGACGCGATCTGGTCCGGGACACGGCTCTCGAAGTTGGAATCGACCCGAAAGATCTAAACCTGTTGCACATCGAACACGTCATTCTGAGCCACCACGGCGCCCTCGAATTGGGCTCTCCCGTGGTCCCTAAAAGCCCGGAGGCCCTCATTGTACACGTCATGGACGACCTCAACGCCAAAATAAAGATGATCCAGGACCATTCGGAGAAACACAAAAAGGACAGCCTGTTCACCGAATATCACCGGGTGCTCAAACGGTCGTTTCTGCTGCCCTTGGCGGAGGCGGATGCGGATTGA
- a CDS encoding 50S ribosomal protein L11 methyltransferase gives MTSEPPYKDLYIYHLNGVPPKDRLPKTPFSLVCWKEDDCSFLFFSNPSEGTVDRLLTGLEGVNLVESYRMSYEEWQGGQALAPLEAGPFLLHPYWIDVEAKPGVIRVPLDPGLVFGAGFHPTTRESLEALSVLWNLAPSV, from the coding sequence ATGACGTCGGAGCCCCCATATAAAGATCTGTATATATACCACTTGAACGGTGTTCCACCCAAGGATCGCCTGCCGAAGACCCCATTTTCCCTGGTATGCTGGAAGGAGGACGACTGTTCGTTTCTGTTCTTCAGCAATCCTTCCGAGGGAACGGTGGACCGGTTGCTGACCGGGCTCGAAGGAGTGAACCTGGTGGAGAGCTATCGCATGTCCTACGAGGAATGGCAAGGAGGCCAGGCTCTCGCGCCTCTGGAGGCGGGACCGTTCCTGTTACACCCTTACTGGATCGATGTGGAGGCGAAACCGGGCGTGATCCGGGTGCCGCTGGATCCAGGTCTCGTGTTTGGAGCGGGGTTTCATCCCACCACGCGGGAGAGCCTCGAAGCTCTCTCCGTTCTGTGGAATCTGGCCCCGTCTGTTTGA
- the gmhB gene encoding D-glycero-beta-D-manno-heptose 1,7-bisphosphate 7-phosphatase, with amino-acid sequence MRRGKKKQPTVILDRDGVINKEGIDYVKNWDEFEFLPGVLEALAILHRQGVRTLVATNQSCVGRGIISRADLEEIHTNMLARIRDAGGYIEKIYVCPCRPEEGCSCRKPLPGMLEEASRDFDLDLGECFFVGDAQTDISAGRRAGCRTVLVLTGKGADTLKRVENGETEQPDMVAEDLPAAVKALQTHLFHD; translated from the coding sequence ATGCGTCGTGGCAAGAAGAAACAGCCGACCGTTATCCTCGATCGCGATGGCGTCATCAATAAAGAGGGTATCGACTACGTAAAGAATTGGGACGAATTCGAGTTTCTGCCCGGAGTACTCGAAGCTCTGGCCATCCTGCACAGACAAGGCGTTCGCACTCTTGTGGCCACGAATCAGAGTTGCGTGGGCCGCGGTATCATCTCACGCGCCGATCTGGAAGAAATCCACACGAACATGCTTGCCCGGATACGGGACGCCGGAGGATATATCGAAAAGATTTACGTATGCCCGTGCAGACCCGAGGAAGGCTGCTCCTGCAGAAAACCGCTCCCGGGCATGTTGGAGGAAGCATCTCGGGACTTCGACCTGGATCTCGGGGAATGCTTCTTTGTCGGCGATGCGCAGACCGACATCTCAGCCGGCCGCCGAGCGGGATGCCGCACCGTGCTCGTTCTTACCGGAAAAGGTGCGGATACCCTGAAGCGCGTTGAAAATGGAGAAACCGAACAGCCGGACATGGTGGCGGAAGATCTGCCGGCAGCCGTAAAGGCGCTGCAGACGCATCTTTTCCATGATTAG
- a CDS encoding cysteine desulfurase: MIYLDHNGTTPLIGEVRRAMQPFLYDEFGNPSSKTPLGRKAHDAVETARAQVASALGARPGEIVFTSGGTESNNSVVLGLGARFKGRKKHIVTTAVEHPAIIEPCIEWMNRGGEVSFVPVDETGRVDPDAIMAAVGPETFLVTVMHANNETGTLMPVAEIGRQCRERGILFHTDAAQSVGKVSARVDELCVDFLSVAGHKLYAPKGVGALYVREGIEMPRFMFGAAQETGRRAGTENVIFDVALGAACEAAARELDRLPPRLREWRDRLQSLLEEQVPGLRIFGHPEYRLPNTLFMGFPEVAGEEVLAAAPEIFASTGAACHSDQVKLSHVLAAMGVSREQGKGAVRLTLGRLTTEGQIGVAAEMLVSAYHSALRKAGKR, encoded by the coding sequence ATGATATATCTGGATCATAACGGGACGACGCCCTTAATCGGGGAAGTTCGAAGGGCCATGCAGCCTTTCCTGTATGATGAGTTCGGCAATCCCTCGAGCAAAACGCCCCTGGGACGGAAGGCGCACGATGCCGTGGAAACGGCCCGCGCCCAGGTGGCCTCCGCCCTTGGCGCCCGGCCCGGCGAAATCGTGTTTACTTCCGGCGGGACGGAGTCCAATAACTCGGTGGTTCTCGGGCTGGGGGCTCGATTCAAGGGACGAAAGAAGCACATCGTAACTACGGCGGTAGAGCATCCCGCCATTATTGAACCCTGCATCGAGTGGATGAACAGAGGGGGGGAGGTTTCCTTTGTGCCGGTGGACGAAACGGGACGAGTCGATCCGGATGCCATAATGGCGGCCGTGGGTCCGGAGACGTTCCTGGTCACGGTCATGCATGCCAACAACGAGACGGGAACACTCATGCCTGTCGCCGAGATCGGTCGTCAATGTCGCGAGCGCGGGATTCTGTTTCACACGGATGCGGCTCAGAGCGTGGGAAAAGTGAGTGCTCGAGTGGATGAACTATGTGTGGATTTCCTCTCCGTGGCGGGACACAAACTATATGCACCCAAAGGGGTCGGCGCCCTGTATGTCCGGGAGGGTATCGAAATGCCGCGATTCATGTTCGGAGCCGCCCAGGAAACCGGGCGCCGTGCCGGTACGGAGAACGTTATTTTTGACGTGGCCCTGGGTGCGGCGTGCGAGGCGGCGGCCCGGGAATTGGACCGCCTGCCTCCGCGTCTGCGGGAATGGAGGGATCGATTACAGTCCTTGCTCGAGGAACAGGTGCCTGGCCTTCGGATCTTTGGACATCCGGAGTATCGTCTGCCCAACACCTTGTTTATGGGATTCCCGGAAGTCGCAGGCGAAGAGGTTCTGGCGGCTGCGCCCGAGATATTTGCTTCCACGGGAGCGGCATGCCACTCCGATCAGGTCAAACTGAGTCATGTTCTGGCCGCTATGGGCGTTTCTCGGGAGCAAGGCAAGGGAGCCGTGAGGTTGACGCTGGGGCGACTTACCACGGAGGGGCAAATCGGGGTTGCCGCGGAAATGCTCGTGTCGGCCTACCACAGCGCCCTAAGAAAAGCCGGCAAGCGCTGA
- a CDS encoding beta-ketoacyl-[acyl-carrier-protein] synthase family protein has product MSRRAVITGLGLVTPLGVGKDAFFERLVRGDCGIGEIRSFDTGRFPSHQGAEVNEYQAKEFISAKNLRKMDRLSRMAVGSARMALDDAGLTIDASNRDRIGMILGVAFGSTEVTAGLARTLFEEGPNAVNPFHVPNTVMNAPAGHASIELGFRGVNTTVNHKEVSAETAIAYAVSEIRKGTADVMLAGGADVLGETLFESLTHFRALSPTAGGEEKARPLDVCRNGYTVGEGAGVLCLEALEHAESRGAAAYAEVAGWGMSASPSPLTDWTGDDRGVVLAVKRAFTTGGIEAEDVDCVYAAANGGIKLDALEAGALCKLFGKDPKPFVTSIKGALGESFSSGGIRAAAMTLSLQTGVLPPTFGLRNPMPELTGVSDQKREREMGYGLLNAIASGGAQVSLLFRKMD; this is encoded by the coding sequence ATGAGTAGGAGGGCAGTCATAACCGGACTGGGCTTGGTCACCCCTTTGGGTGTGGGAAAGGATGCCTTTTTCGAGCGTCTCGTTCGGGGAGACTGCGGGATTGGCGAGATCCGGTCCTTCGATACCGGCAGATTTCCGTCCCACCAAGGCGCTGAAGTGAACGAATACCAGGCCAAGGAGTTCATCTCGGCAAAGAACCTTCGGAAAATGGACCGGCTTTCCCGCATGGCGGTGGGTTCGGCCCGAATGGCTCTGGACGATGCGGGTCTCACCATTGACGCTTCGAATCGGGATCGGATCGGAATGATACTCGGAGTGGCTTTCGGATCCACAGAGGTCACGGCCGGGCTGGCGAGAACCCTGTTCGAGGAAGGACCGAACGCGGTCAATCCGTTTCACGTACCCAATACGGTGATGAACGCTCCCGCCGGACACGCCTCGATTGAACTCGGCTTCCGAGGAGTCAACACCACGGTGAACCACAAGGAAGTCTCCGCGGAAACAGCTATTGCCTACGCTGTGTCGGAGATTCGTAAAGGAACGGCGGACGTTATGCTGGCCGGAGGCGCGGATGTACTCGGAGAGACGCTTTTCGAATCCTTGACCCATTTTCGAGCTCTATCCCCTACGGCAGGCGGAGAGGAAAAAGCCCGGCCCTTGGATGTGTGCAGAAACGGATACACTGTTGGTGAGGGCGCGGGAGTCCTATGCCTGGAAGCTCTGGAACACGCCGAGAGCCGGGGTGCAGCCGCTTACGCCGAGGTCGCGGGGTGGGGAATGAGCGCGTCGCCTTCGCCTCTGACGGACTGGACGGGTGATGACAGGGGAGTCGTGCTTGCTGTGAAAAGGGCTTTTACCACCGGCGGCATAGAGGCGGAGGACGTGGACTGCGTGTACGCTGCAGCCAACGGCGGTATCAAACTGGACGCGCTCGAAGCCGGAGCTCTGTGCAAATTATTTGGCAAGGACCCGAAACCGTTCGTGACGTCCATCAAGGGAGCGTTGGGAGAAAGTTTCAGTTCCGGGGGCATCCGCGCGGCGGCCATGACTCTGTCACTGCAAACAGGCGTCCTCCCTCCCACCTTTGGCCTGCGTAATCCCATGCCGGAGTTGACGGGTGTTTCCGATCAAAAGCGAGAAAGGGAAATGGGATATGGGCTTCTGAACGCAATCGCCTCCGGGGGCGCCCAGGTGAGTTTGTTGTTCAGAAAAATGGATTGA
- a CDS encoding beta-ketoacyl-[acyl-carrier-protein] synthase family protein yields the protein MDGSSQRAVITGMGTVNSIGKNVPDFSQALKTGECGIGPVTLFDTSGYRTQVAGEVREFDPTRVIPVEFSLKRMSRSDRMAMAATVEALTQAGLFPLPEHLREDAGVVIGGGAGGMPEAEDFFDRYLRTQGRRARFSKLSSLYCSSTADHIASKLGLMGPKTSLMTACSSSATAIGFAGDLIRMGAASLVLAGGTEPLSRITFASFNALRAMDPDYCKPFDRGRRGLSLGEGAGIMVIEAFDHARDRGARILGEVLGYGVTGDAHHMTAPDPTGSGAARSMIAALEDSGIAPGRVDYINAHGTATPANDLMETRAIKEVFGDHAYRIPVSSTKSMTGHALGAAGAIESIACVCVLEQGFVPPTIHLVEADPECDLDYVTGRARYGDIRIALSNSFAFGGNNTTLVLGRFTEKGIVHE from the coding sequence ATGGACGGATCATCGCAGCGAGCGGTCATCACGGGCATGGGAACCGTGAACTCGATCGGAAAGAACGTACCGGATTTCTCACAAGCGCTGAAGACGGGCGAATGTGGCATAGGTCCGGTGACCCTTTTCGATACTTCCGGCTACAGAACGCAGGTTGCAGGAGAAGTCAGAGAATTCGATCCGACAAGAGTCATACCGGTCGAGTTCTCTTTGAAGCGGATGTCCCGCTCGGACCGGATGGCCATGGCCGCGACAGTGGAGGCTTTGACACAGGCCGGGCTGTTTCCGCTTCCCGAACATCTGCGCGAAGATGCGGGGGTGGTCATCGGCGGCGGAGCGGGGGGCATGCCGGAGGCGGAGGATTTCTTCGACCGCTATCTTCGGACCCAAGGCCGCCGTGCACGGTTCTCGAAGCTGTCATCGCTGTATTGTTCATCCACCGCGGATCACATTGCCTCGAAACTCGGGTTGATGGGGCCGAAAACGTCCTTAATGACCGCATGCTCGTCCAGCGCCACGGCCATTGGTTTCGCCGGAGACCTTATCCGTATGGGTGCGGCAAGCCTGGTTCTGGCCGGCGGCACGGAGCCTTTGTCCAGAATCACCTTCGCTTCGTTCAATGCCTTGCGGGCCATGGACCCCGACTACTGCAAACCCTTCGACAGGGGCCGGCGCGGCTTGTCTCTCGGCGAGGGCGCCGGAATCATGGTGATCGAGGCGTTCGATCATGCGCGGGATCGGGGGGCTCGTATTCTTGGCGAAGTATTGGGCTATGGCGTGACGGGCGACGCGCATCACATGACGGCCCCGGATCCGACGGGCTCCGGAGCTGCCCGGTCCATGATTGCCGCTCTCGAAGACTCCGGAATCGCACCCGGACGAGTGGACTATATCAATGCTCACGGGACGGCCACCCCGGCCAACGATCTCATGGAAACCAGAGCCATCAAGGAAGTGTTTGGAGACCACGCCTATCGAATACCGGTGAGTTCGACCAAGTCCATGACGGGCCACGCATTGGGGGCCGCGGGCGCCATCGAGAGCATTGCCTGCGTATGCGTCCTCGAGCAGGGTTTCGTTCCGCCTACCATACACCTCGTGGAAGCCGACCCCGAATGCGATCTGGACTACGTGACCGGTCGGGCCCGATACGGGGATATCCGAATCGCGCTCTCCAATTCCTTTGCTTTCGGAGGCAACAACACTACGCTCGTCTTGGGGAGATTTACGGAAAAAGGGATCGTCCATGAGTAG
- a CDS encoding HDOD domain-containing protein: MHKRIVSSGDYAVSKQDEAVLEAYLGSCVGITMCDPEAGVGGLLHLILPEPVGFDKERHPERYATTGMPLFIQSLEKAGARREHLRACVAGGALVGKLTEADLFLDIGGRTTEIVEKRLRDASIKIEQSETGGHLGCCLSLDLRNWETRIEPVGLRLKPEMKNFKKFSREDIHFILSRLRPIPQLVLKIVRMINDDAYDLGDLSADVRSDQVIAGRVLHLCNSALIGIRGKIDSIDRALTMLGQKELLRLVCSASLEGFFEPYELGYSLIKGGLYQHAVGTGTVAAQMARLLKVSSPDVAYTAGLLHDIGKVAMDQYIADAYPLFYRRMQEGNESLLLVESDTLGIDHAAMGGLMADKWGFPGRLLDVIAHHHSPEDSEDDPELAHIVYFADLLMGRFHAGRELENMETERLASRLSRIGLKPNQFPLLVVTLARSVLER; this comes from the coding sequence ATGCACAAGCGGATCGTCTCCAGCGGGGATTATGCGGTAAGCAAGCAAGATGAGGCCGTCTTGGAGGCTTACCTTGGGAGTTGTGTCGGCATAACCATGTGCGATCCGGAAGCCGGTGTGGGTGGTTTGCTTCATTTGATTCTCCCTGAACCCGTCGGTTTTGACAAAGAACGTCATCCCGAACGTTACGCGACCACGGGAATGCCCTTGTTTATTCAATCGCTCGAGAAGGCGGGTGCGAGACGGGAACATCTCCGTGCTTGTGTGGCCGGGGGCGCCTTGGTGGGCAAGTTGACCGAGGCGGATCTATTCCTGGATATCGGCGGACGCACCACGGAGATTGTGGAGAAGCGCCTCCGCGATGCCTCCATCAAAATAGAACAATCTGAGACCGGCGGCCACTTGGGGTGCTGTTTGAGCCTTGACTTGAGGAACTGGGAGACCCGGATCGAGCCCGTGGGGTTGCGGTTGAAACCGGAGATGAAAAACTTCAAGAAGTTTTCCCGGGAAGATATCCACTTCATTTTGAGTCGATTGCGGCCCATCCCCCAATTGGTCCTGAAAATCGTACGGATGATCAACGACGACGCCTACGATCTCGGCGACTTGTCCGCGGACGTGCGATCGGACCAGGTCATTGCCGGTCGGGTTCTGCATCTCTGCAATTCCGCGCTGATCGGCATTCGAGGAAAGATCGACTCCATTGACCGCGCCCTGACCATGCTTGGGCAGAAGGAACTGTTGCGGCTGGTCTGCTCCGCATCTCTCGAGGGGTTTTTCGAGCCGTACGAACTCGGGTATTCACTGATCAAAGGAGGCCTCTATCAGCACGCCGTGGGTACGGGGACGGTTGCAGCCCAGATGGCGAGGCTGCTGAAGGTCTCGTCTCCCGATGTGGCATACACCGCCGGCCTTCTGCATGACATCGGAAAGGTGGCCATGGACCAGTACATCGCCGACGCTTATCCGCTGTTTTACCGGAGAATGCAAGAAGGAAACGAGAGTCTCCTGTTGGTGGAATCGGATACGTTGGGCATCGATCACGCTGCCATGGGCGGGCTCATGGCGGACAAATGGGGTTTTCCCGGCCGTCTCCTCGACGTCATCGCGCATCACCACTCGCCGGAAGACTCCGAGGACGACCCGGAATTGGCTCACATCGTCTATTTTGCGGACTTGCTTATGGGCAGATTCCATGCAGGCCGGGAACTGGAGAACATGGAAACGGAACGTCTGGCGTCACGGTTGTCCAGAATCGGCTTGAAGCCGAATCAATTTCCCCTCCTGGTGGTGACGCTGGCTCGAAGCGTGCTCGAGAGGTGA